Below is a window of Paenibacillus bovis DNA.
TTTAAAGGTAGGTACAACAGGTCTTATCCACTGCGATAAGGCCTGTTTGTTGTGGGATAGACAGGACGCTGTCACAAAATATCAACAGATCCAGGCTGGAATCAGACACATTCTGCTCACAATCCCTTGCCAAAACACGTACTGTTCATATACAATGATTTTAATAATTAATAATGATAATCATTATCAATTAGAAGATGGATAGAAGGAGGTTCATAATGAGTATCTTTTCAGATAATCTATCGCAATGGAGTGAACATCTGCAGCAGCATCCTTCCGTACTGGGAGTTCTGCTGAGAGGCACTGAAATATACAGTATCAATAGTACAGCAGGATCTGAAGTCATGATTATAATCACGGATGAAGAGTTCGAACAGCGTCTGCAAAAAGGCTCTCTGCATTACCGGGAAAACGAGCAGGAAGGTGTTATTGTACAGGGGATAAACGGCCGGTATATTTCGCCCGGCTATATGGATAAAGTAGCGCGTTTTGGCAGTGAACCGGCTCGGGCAGCTTTTATGGAAGTCGTCATTGTATTCTCACGCCTGTCCGATTTGCGAAGCCGCATCAATGATATTACCGAATATCCCGTGCAGCAAAAGCAGGATAATATTAATCGTTTTTATGCCCAGTTTGAAGCCTGGTACCAGGAATGCTGTAAAGCCCTTATAACGGAGGAGGCTTATCTGCTCCGTCAGTCAGTTATGAATCTGGTTCTGTTTGGAGGCAGGCTTATTCTGGCTCATAATGAAATGTTGTATCCCGGTCACAAATGGCTTATACATACACTGGAATATGCTCGCAAAAAGCCGGATGGACTGCTGAAGACAATAGGTGAGCTAATGACAGAGCCGTCCAGAAGCTCGCTGGAGCTGTTATATCGGCAGGTCATGGAATATCATGATTGGGTATGTGAAGACCTGAATTGGACCGATTATGTGATTATGGACAATGAATTACAGTGGATGGGCAGAAATGTATCGGTCGGAGAAATCTAAAATGACTCTGGATCAGGACGAAATTTCTTGGATGATCACGGCAACTGGAGAGATCGCTAAGAGAAAAAGAAAGGTAACATAGAGCCCATCCTGATCAATATGCTGCTGCATAATAACGGTGAATATAAAAGAGCTGCTTTCCTTTGGTGGAAAGCAGCTCTTCTTATAGGATATGAAGCTATTATTTGGAAGCAGGAATAATCGATTGATCGAATAGATGGTTGAAGCTGATCATTCCATAGCCGTACAGATTATCCTTGCCTGGCTGACCAAGATCGATACTGCTTTTCTCAATAGCTGCACGCAGCTGCGCATTGGTCAGTTCGGGATGAGCCTGCTTGAGCACAGCAGCCATTCCGGTTACAAAAGGAGCTGCCACTGATGTACCGTTGCGAAGCTCGTACTTGCCGTTGCTGGCTGTACTTACGATGCTCACCCCAGGTGCTGCCACATCTGCTTCCGGACCGCTGGCAGAGAAGCTGGCACGCTGCAGTGTATCATCTACAGCAGTAACTGCGATAACCTGATCAGCAGCTTTGGCAGGGTATTCAATCGTATCCGTAGATGCATCAGCGGTGCCTTTATTGCCTGCAGCAGCAATCAGCAGAATGCCTTTGGCTTCAGCTGCATTAATCATCTGTTCTACAGCTGGAGAGTTTTGAGGGAAAGCGATCGACATATTCACGATATCCATACGATTCTGAATCGCCCAGTTAATACCTTTGGCAAGATCTTCGGTAGAGCCATTGCCTTTGCTGTCCAGAATCTTGACGCCATAGATTTGGGCATCCGGCGCTTCGCCGATCAGGCCGCTGCCGTTATCCTGTGCACCGATCACACCGGCAATAAATGTACCATGACCATTATCATCAGCATAAGAAGAAGTATAGTTCACTACAGAAGCACCACCGGCAATTTTTAGCTCGGGATGAGCGGAGATGCCTGTATCGAGGATAGCTACCTTGACCCCTTTACCGGTATAGCCTGCCTGAAGAGGAATCTGTGCGTCGATCATGCCGTATCCCCAGGAAGCCTGCTCATTGGGTTTGACAGTTACTGCTTTGACCGTTGGAGCAAATGCCTGAGCTGCAGAGGCATATACTTCATTCGGCTGGATCCTGGTAATTCCGCGTTGGCGGGATAATTGTTCCTTTTGTGCAGCAGTCAGATCGACAGCAGCCATTTGAAGCTGATCCATCATTGTTACATCTGCAGGGACAATTTGGTTAATCGCCTGTTTGCCAGTTTCGCCGGAATAGGCGACCAGGTAGCGTTGTGTAGATGCTGAAGCCGGAGTTGTTGTAGAATTGGAAATAAGGGAAGGCAGCAGCAAAGCTGAAAGCAGTGGAAGAACTGCTGCTGCAGTAATCGTCGATTTTTTAAATTGGCGCATCTTTTGAATCAGTTTCATGTGAGTCTATCTCCTCAATTAAATTAGGTATAAAGTCTTTATTTTTCATATATTACCCATATTTTTGCTAAGTGACTAACATAATAATAACATTTTTCGACAATATTTACAACTTATTATTATGAATGTATTATTTTGTCGTATTATGTAATATATCGGTAGGTAATAATGCAAAATGTACATAAAGCAGCTATTTTAAATTATTAATCTGCAATTTGATCCAAACGTATAGTATACAAAAACCCTGACAATCAAGCAGTCAGGGTTTTTGTATTTAATTTATATTAAACAAAAGAAAATATTTATACAACTTCGTTAATGTGAGCTACCTTGGTCTCTATCATAACCGGAGCAGGGAAGTAACCAATATTGGCTGCATAGCTCAGCATCGCCGCAATAAATTGACGATCCGGTGCTGCACAGTAAATGCCGGCTTGCTCCAGGATAGCTGCTGTTGCTGGATTGGCAAGACGATACGGAGAGTCTTTGGCGCCATCGCCTTCGAGCTGTGCCATGGCAAGCTGCATAGCTTCAGCCGGTTTGATCGTTGTTGGGTCCAGCAGCCATGCTTCATATTCTTCTGGACGTACAGTATCTACAATATAGCCGGATTCATTAATCAGGGCAATCAACTCCGCATACGGAATCTGCTGTGGATTACAGATATGGAAGATACGGCCAGCAGTATCCTCTTGCAGTGCCAGATGAATAACCGATTTGCCTGCATAATCAATTGGAGTAAAGTCCATCCATTGATTGACAGCTGGTGTTTTGCCCAGCAGCAGCATGGCTTTGATCATCCGGTACATCGCATTGCTGTCAATATTGCGCTGGAAGCTGCCGCTGATCGAATGGCTGGACAGATTACCTGCACGATAAATATTAACCGGAATCCCGCGCTCACCAGCTGCAATAACCAATTTCTCGGCTTCCAGCTTGCTGTTGGTATACAGATTAGTAGCCTGCAGATCCTCGGAAAGGTAGCCCTGCTCAATTACTTTATCCCATTTGCCTTCCAGTGACAGATCTTCCGGAATACCCATCGTCGAAATATGATGGAAGCGAACACCCGGACGTTTGCTGGCAATCTCCAGCAGTTCGGCTGTCGACAGAATATTGGATTTTTTGAATTGCTCGGCATCACCAAAATGTCGTACATCGGCTGCACTGTGGATAATAGCATCCGTGTTCTCGGTCAGCATCAGATAATCGGCATCGCTGAGACCGAGACGTGCTGCTTCAAGGTCGCCTTCTACGACAGTGACACGCTCTTCAAACCCATTCAGGATACTGCGTCCAAAATACAGTTCCATCGTGGATTTGAGGCGATCCATGCTGCTGGCATTGCCGGATTTGCGTACCAGGGCATATACATGTGCTTCACTTTGCTGCAGCAGTTCATACAGCAGGTAAGAGCCAAGGTAGCCGGTTGCACCGGTAATGAGTACATGAGAAGCTGTGCGAAGAGCCGGAAGAGTCTCGCCTTTGATCATCTCTGGATATTCCACCAGATCGGTCAATTCACGGATCGGCAGCAATTCTACATTTGCGGATTCATTGGCTTCCTGCTCTACAGCACAGACAGCCAGACCGGCAATCGTCTTGTGTTCAAAAAAGTCGGCAATTTTCAGTCCCGGATAATGCGGCTTCAGCAGAACGAGTACATGAATAACATGCAGGGAATCGCCACCGATCGAGAAGAAGTCGTCATGGATGCCAATCTCCTGCTTGTTCAGTACCTGTGCCCATGCATCGGCAATTCGCTGCTGGGTTTCATTTTGCGGTGCTACATAGCCGGCAGGTTGTTCCTGCACTTCGGTATTCGGATAGGCGATCAGCTTTTTGCGTTCAGCCTTGCCGGTAGGAGAAATAGGCATAACATCCAGCTGGCAGATAAACCGCGGTACAAAATACGAAGGCAGACGGTCGGACAGGAATTGCTTGATTGCTGCTGGAGATAGCAGGCTGCCATCCTGAGTAGTAAAGTAGGCGACCAGCATATTCTGATTGGAGCTGTCTTTTTTGGCGACAACTACAGCATCCTGGATATTTTCATATTTATTCAGATTATCTTCGATTTCTCCGATTTCAATACGGTGTCCACGGATTTTGATCTGGGAATCACTGCGGCCCACATATTCGATAGTACCATCTGGCAGAAGCTTCGCCAGATCACCGGAACGATATAACAGTTCATTCTCACGCTCGGGATGAGGCAGGAAAGCAGCTGCAGTTTTGTCCGGCTGGTTCAGGTACCCTCTGGCGATACCGATAGTGGAAATATACATTTCGCCCGGTACGCCTACTGGAGCGAGCTGCTGATGTTCATTCATGATATAGATCTGGTAATTGTGAATAGGACGTCCGATCGGCACATTCACTACATCCTCGGGCAGCAGTTCGCTGACTTTGTGCATAGTGGCACATACCGTACATTCGGTAGGACCATAGGCATTGACAACATGGACCGGACTGCCGAAGTTCTGCTGGAAAGCACGAACACGTTCGCCATACAATGCTTCTCCGGCTACAGCAAGCAGTCGAAGGCTAGCCAGATTACGGTATCCTTCTTCCGTAAGATAGGCAGAGAGTTGATTGAAAAATACAGTCGGCAATGCGGTCACAATAGTCGATTGGGTACGATGGATAGCAGCAGCGAATTCTTCGATAGATACCCGCTCATCTGCATCCAACATATACATATGCGCCCCGTGGAACAGTGGAGCAATCGTATCCCATACCGAGCCGTCAAAGCTATAGCTGGCAAACTGCGCCATTATATCTTCCGGCGTGATAGCAAATTGTTCTTTGAGAATCTGTCCAAGGTTTACTACACCGCGATGTGCGATCAGTGTGCCTTTGGGTTTGCCTGTCGATCCTGAAGTATAGATCACATAAGCCAGATCATCCGGCTGCACATCTACATTCGGATTGTTCACTGTCGTAGGACCTGTTGAAGAATTCACATATTCAATGCTGATAATTCCGCGCATAGCAGCAATACCGGCAGTCAGTTCATGGACTTTGTTATAGTGGCTATGCTGGGTTACTACAAATGCAGAGCGTGTATCCTGCATAATATAGTGGTTACGATCATCCGGATGGGACGGATCGACCGGTACATAGACACCGCCTGCTTTCATGATGCCGAGCAGACTGATTACACTGTAGATGCTGCGATCGAGGAACATGGTAACAAATTCCCCTTTTTGCAGTCCCTGATTAAGCAGAAGATTCGCTACCTGGTTAGCCCGTTCATTTAACTGGCGATAGGTATAAGTGGTATCTCTGAAGCTCACAGCTGAATGATCAGGATAAAGATGAGCCGCCTGTTCAAAGGAGCCATGATATGTCTGGGATTCATCATAAGGTGCGTTTGTGCTGTTCAATGCGTTATAAAGTACCTGATCTTCGGCGCTGAGTATATCGACCGCCCCGACAGGCAGTGAAGAATCGGCAATCAGCCCTTCCAGCAGACGTACATAATAAGCAGAGAAGCGGGCGATTGTCGCAGGTTTGAACAGGGAATCATTATATTCGATAACCACGGTCAGGGAAGAAGGACGTTCTTCGATCGCCCAGTTGATAAGCTGTCCCGGTTGAGCCGGAATGGTCAGACCGAAACTGAATACGGTCTCGCTCTGTACCGGAGCAGGTGATTTCTCGCCTGCCAGTTGATCATATACCTGCTTGACCATGTGCTGGAAGCCTGGTGATTCTTCAAAAGACAATGTGACAGGGAGGGTACCGCTGGCAGATGCAAATAAAGCGGAAGTCTCCTGTTCGGCAGACATGCGATGAATCCAGCCAAGATAGCCAGTTAGCAATACGGCTTCTTTTTCCATAGGATCATTCAGCTGGTGGATATAGTCAGCAATAGACTGACCCAGATCAAAGCGATGGATGGCAAATGTATCCTTTTGCCATTGTCTGGAGTTGTCCAGCGGAATCTGTAGGGCTGGCAGTTGGGTCGAAGTAGTTAGTAGATTCACAATTTCCGGTTGGGACATGATAATCTCTCCTTGGTTTGACAAATATGTGCAGTGATAAAGCACAGTTATTGTATTACAGCAATATGAATGCAAGATGGACAAAGGGTGAGCTATATATAGCTTATATAATTTATATAGCCAATAGGGCTTGAAAAGAAATGCCTTCCACAAAATATGGAGGGCATTCTTTTCAGGCTATGGCGGAATCAACAGTAATTAATCGACTTTGCGTACATGGAAGTGCGAGATCAGTTCTTGCAGCTGTTCTGCCATTGTAGACAACTGGTTGGCTGCGTCGGAAGTAGATACAACCGTCGCTTTTTGGCTTTCTACGTGCTCGGATACTTTGGCACTGTTGGCTGCTGCGGCTGCAGCTGTAGACTTCAGGTTCTCTGTTGTAGCGGTCATTTCTTCGGTACCTGCAGAGATTTCTTGTGTAGCACTGGAAATGTCCTGAATCTGTTCGGTTACTTTTTTGGTTGCATCATGGATATCGGCAAACAGTTTGGTTAGCAATAGACATACCGTGTTCCACTTCAAGTGTTCCTTTTTTCATGGAAGTTACGGCATTTTGGATCTCGGTCTGAATCTCGGCGATCAGGGAGCTGATCTGGTTGGCAGACTCGGAAGACTGTTCAGCCAGCTTACGAACTTCACCGGCAACGACTGCAAATCCTTTACCGTGTTCACCGACACGTGCCGCTTCGATCGATGCATTCAGTGCGAGCAGGTTGGTCTGACCGGAGATTCCGGTAATGATACCGAGAATATTGCCAATCTCCTGAGAGCGGCTTTCCAGCAGTTCAACAGCTTTGGCAGTCTCGTGTACCGACTCGGAGATCAGGGACATCTGGTTGGTTACTTCATTAACGACTTCATTACCTTTGGCAGACTTCTGTTCCATCGCATAAGCTTCATCCGATACATTGGAAGAGTTGCGTGCGATTGTATGAATAACAGTGGATACTTCAGTCATAGACTTAGCTGTATCTTCGGTAGCGGATTCCTGATATTTCATGCCATCTGCAATTTCCTGAATATTGGAAATCAGAGTCAGGGAACGGCTGCTGTGATCGGAAGCACTGTCCATCAGCATTTTCGCAGATTCGGTTACCTGCTTGGAAGCGGACTGTACATTGACGATAACGCCGTTCATTTTGGCTACCATTTCATTGAACTTATGATTGATAATACCGAGGTCATCGGTACCAGTCTTGATATGAATATCGAGATTTCCTTTGCTCACTTCTTCAATACCACGAATCAGTTCACGGATTGGAGACAGCGTTTTGCGTACGATAAAGAATTGTACCAGGAAGATCAGGATCAGGAAGATTACCATGATAGTAATACCACGTACCAGCAGCTGATGAAGGCCATCCGGTACTGCACTTGCATCGGCATCAACGCCAAAGTAAGCGAAGATTTCACCGTTGGAGTTTTTGATTGGATACAGAATCGTTGTCCAGAGTCCGAAATCATCGGAGTAGAAGCTTGTAAAAGTGGTCTGGCCGGTTGCCATCATTTCTTTTACACCATTTACAATCGTTTCTGGTTGCTCATACAGATCGCCGATATTCATTTTGCCTTCTTTGAGGGCTTCCATCAGCTTGGTTGGAACGGCTACGAGAGAAGTCTGGTTACCGTTAGCCAGTTCAGTACCGAATACATAGGCTTGAGCAATATTCGGATTGTATTTATTAACATTATCCAGATAGGAGCGAAGTTCGCTTTGAGTGGCGCCTTCGTAACTTTTTTCGGTCATGGCCTGTTGAACTTGTTGAGCGGTAATGCCCTGTGCAAATGTGTCGGTTACGGCCTGAATCTGTCCATGCAGCTGATCAATCAGAATCGTCTTCTGGGTAAAGTAACTGCTCACCAGCAAGATAACACCGATCAGTAAAATGTTAATTGCCGAGATTAATAGGTTTTTCGTGAAAAAGGATAAACTGCTTATCTTCTTCAATTCTCTCACTCCTGTTTGAGGTAATAAAATCAATATAACAAGGTCTTTGTGGACAAAGACTCCGTAAACATGGTGTGCGACGATACAGATCCAATACCAGCTAAGTTGTTTAGGTATTTTGAACCATTGATAATCAAGTAAATTTTTACAAGATTGCCTTCTATTGCAAGAATAGACCGGACGTGTAGCTAACGTGCACAAAATAATATGTCGGAAATTGTTGTCTAATATGTTATAGCACAAGGTAAATTTATTTTTGGATAAAATATAGTTCTAATAGCATGGTCTTTTTAGCCTACGTTTATATAACCCGTTTTGTTGATTTGAAACCAAAATATAAAAATAGATGACGGAATCAGCATTAAATTGATTTTGTAATTCTGATTTACTTGGGATAAAATGTAGCATAGAACAAATCAGGCGTGATATTTACCCTGGGGCTGATCCAGCACCCATTCAAGCATCATGGTCATATCATCAATTCTGGCCAATTGTTCATTCAGGGAAGTGTACGCCGCAGCTTCCGGCGTAAGTGTGGAGAGTCGGGCTTGCAGATTTCTTTTTTGCGTGTTCAATTCGCCTAGCTTGGATTTAATCTGATCTTCGGTTCGCATATGAGTGGCTCCTTTGAGTTGTGAATCGGCAGGATTGGACTGTGTGTATTCACCAGTCCCTAGTATAGTTCAAATGATCCATGAAATCCATGGATGAGCTGACTACATTTGCAGATAAATGCAGAATAGCTACAAAATAGGCGATTATACAAATTTGAGTGATGGAGTGAAACGTTAACATGAA
It encodes the following:
- a CDS encoding methyl-accepting chemotaxis protein is translated as MKKISSLSFFTKNLLISAINILLIGVILLVSSYFTQKTILIDQLHGQIQAVTDTFAQGITAQQVQQAMTEKSYEGATQSELRSYLDNVNKYNPNIAQAYVFGTELANGNQTSLVAVPTKLMEALKEGKMNIGDLYEQPETIVNGVKEMMATGQTTFTSFYSDDFGLWTTILYPIKNSNGEIFAYFGVDADASAVPDGLHQLLVRGITIMVIFLILIFLVQFFIVRKTLSPIRELIRGIEEVSKGNLDIHIKTGTDDLGIINHKFNEMVAKMNGVIVNVQSASKQVTESAKMLMDSASDHSSRSLTLISNIQEIADGMKYQESATEDTAKSMTEVSTVIHTIARNSSNVSDEAYAMEQKSAKGNEVVNEVTNQMSLISESVHETAKAVELLESRSQEIGNILGIITGISGQTNLLALNASIEAARVGEHGKGFAVVAGEVRKLAEQSSESANQISSLIAEIQTEIQNAVTSMKKGTLEVEHGMSIANQTVCRYP
- a CDS encoding non-ribosomal peptide synthetase, which encodes MSQPEIVNLLTTSTQLPALQIPLDNSRQWQKDTFAIHRFDLGQSIADYIHQLNDPMEKEAVLLTGYLGWIHRMSAEQETSALFASASGTLPVTLSFEESPGFQHMVKQVYDQLAGEKSPAPVQSETVFSFGLTIPAQPGQLINWAIEERPSSLTVVIEYNDSLFKPATIARFSAYYVRLLEGLIADSSLPVGAVDILSAEDQVLYNALNSTNAPYDESQTYHGSFEQAAHLYPDHSAVSFRDTTYTYRQLNERANQVANLLLNQGLQKGEFVTMFLDRSIYSVISLLGIMKAGGVYVPVDPSHPDDRNHYIMQDTRSAFVVTQHSHYNKVHELTAGIAAMRGIISIEYVNSSTGPTTVNNPNVDVQPDDLAYVIYTSGSTGKPKGTLIAHRGVVNLGQILKEQFAITPEDIMAQFASYSFDGSVWDTIAPLFHGAHMYMLDADERVSIEEFAAAIHRTQSTIVTALPTVFFNQLSAYLTEEGYRNLASLRLLAVAGEALYGERVRAFQQNFGSPVHVVNAYGPTECTVCATMHKVSELLPEDVVNVPIGRPIHNYQIYIMNEHQQLAPVGVPGEMYISTIGIARGYLNQPDKTAAAFLPHPERENELLYRSGDLAKLLPDGTIEYVGRSDSQIKIRGHRIEIGEIEDNLNKYENIQDAVVVAKKDSSNQNMLVAYFTTQDGSLLSPAAIKQFLSDRLPSYFVPRFICQLDVMPISPTGKAERKKLIAYPNTEVQEQPAGYVAPQNETQQRIADAWAQVLNKQEIGIHDDFFSIGGDSLHVIHVLVLLKPHYPGLKIADFFEHKTIAGLAVCAVEQEANESANVELLPIRELTDLVEYPEMIKGETLPALRTASHVLITGATGYLGSYLLYELLQQSEAHVYALVRKSGNASSMDRLKSTMELYFGRSILNGFEERVTVVEGDLEAARLGLSDADYLMLTENTDAIIHSAADVRHFGDAEQFKKSNILSTAELLEIASKRPGVRFHHISTMGIPEDLSLEGKWDKVIEQGYLSEDLQATNLYTNSKLEAEKLVIAAGERGIPVNIYRAGNLSSHSISGSFQRNIDSNAMYRMIKAMLLLGKTPAVNQWMDFTPIDYAGKSVIHLALQEDTAGRIFHICNPQQIPYAELIALINESGYIVDTVRPEEYEAWLLDPTTIKPAEAMQLAMAQLEGDGAKDSPYRLANPATAAILEQAGIYCAAPDRQFIAAMLSYAANIGYFPAPVMIETKVAHINEVV
- a CDS encoding S8 family peptidase codes for the protein MKLIQKMRQFKKSTITAAAVLPLLSALLLPSLISNSTTTPASASTQRYLVAYSGETGKQAINQIVPADVTMMDQLQMAAVDLTAAQKEQLSRQRGITRIQPNEVYASAAQAFAPTVKAVTVKPNEQASWGYGMIDAQIPLQAGYTGKGVKVAILDTGISAHPELKIAGGASVVNYTSSYADDNGHGTFIAGVIGAQDNGSGLIGEAPDAQIYGVKILDSKGNGSTEDLAKGINWAIQNRMDIVNMSIAFPQNSPAVEQMINAAEAKGILLIAAAGNKGTADASTDTIEYPAKAADQVIAVTAVDDTLQRASFSASGPEADVAAPGVSIVSTASNGKYELRNGTSVAAPFVTGMAAVLKQAHPELTNAQLRAAIEKSSIDLGQPGKDNLYGYGMISFNHLFDQSIIPASK